One part of the Magallana gigas chromosome 5, xbMagGiga1.1, whole genome shotgun sequence genome encodes these proteins:
- the LOC105344660 gene encoding uncharacterized protein, whose translation MGTSVLFIVALVLTICAVVFQIIGLAAPYWVFIDGSLFDTWYGLWTTCVKSQTATTCTSEDAKEDWERAVRAMSILGFLVLIVAVVMTVLKLFVMKDKKPVLFAGIGTSFAGGIFILIAVAVFAAKNKDVLAASGVNDFDYHFAFAFSIIAMITAFAAGGVMLFGMMKE comes from the exons ATGGGAACCTCAGTACTTTTTATAGTAGCCCTCGTGCTTACGATATGTGCAGTGGTCTTCCAGATTATTGGCTTGGCAGCACCATATTGGGTCTTCATAGATGGTAGTTTATTTGATACGTGGTACGGTTTGTGGACTACGTGCGTTAAATCACAGACAGCTACAACATGTACAAGTGAAGACGCTAAAGAAG ATTGGGAGAGAGCTGTACGAGCTATGAGCATTCTTGGGTTTCTAGTGTTGATTGTCGCTGTTGTCATGACTGTTCTAAAACTATTCGTCATGAAAGACAAGAAACCGGTTCTTTTTGCCGGTATAGGAACATCATTTGCCGGAG GTATCTTTATCCTGATAGCAGTGGCAGTGTTTgcagcaaaaaataaagatgttttaGCTGCTTCTGGTGTTAATGATTTTGACTACCATTTTGCGTTTGCGTTCAGTATCATTGCGATGATAACGGCATTCGCCGCAGGAGGTGTGATGCTATTTGGCATGATGAAAGAGTGA
- the LOC105344661 gene encoding uncharacterized protein isoform X1 produces the protein MVFCFAFGCNHRSDRHSKNDTQCHLFRFPTNVKLRKKWIELCRRADRDWNEGDRICSCHFEEGCKDKGPSIFVYSKPKFPHVADIRKRKKFAEIENVPTVESTCTIGTCRGGVEEPTSVLFTAESSAALDHPYFHPCPSFQCASKINECQAKIKELEIEIRTLEIDIERLKNSRPVMSVDAMKNNQEKMLLYTSFTYDIFKIIVATLQRFEPLNYYSGWNVTNMSLEDQVLITLMKLRLNLRDLDLADRFSTSRATISNIVNTIICALHEIFYKGIMVRVGMPSQLKCKGSMPKSFEDFGSARASIDCTEITQDVPSDFNRQSASYSNYKSRHTVKALTAVAPNGSCVYVSPLYPGSVSDANIVKHSHFLENLVPGDLILADKGFNIHDQMPSGVQLNIPPFLINKTRFTSKEAELCYKIARNRIHVERVNERFKNYQILNHIPANYRPLSTKIMQLYACLVNLQAPLLKEIA, from the exons ATggtgttttgttttgcttttggGTGCAACCACAGGAGTGATCGACATAGTAAGAACGACACACAGTGCCATCTCTTTCGTTTTCCAACCAatgtaaaattaagaaaaaagtggATAGAGCTCTGCAG ACGTGCTGACAGAGATTGGAACGAAGGGGACCGCATATGTAGCTGTCATTTCGAAGAAGGCTGCAAGGACAAAGGCCCCAGCATATTTGTTTATTCTAAACCAAAATTTCCACACGTTGCTGACATTCGAAAAAG GAAGAAGTTTGCAGAAATTGAAAATGTGCCTACAGTGGAGAGTACATGTACAATCGGTACATGTAGGGGTGGTGTCGAGGAGCCAACCTCGGTGCTCTTTACAGCAGAGAGTAGTGCTGCACTTGACCATCCATACTTCCACCCGTGTCCTTCTTTCCAGTGTGCATCCAAAATAAATGAATGTCAGG CTAAGATAAAAGAACTGGAAATAGAGATAAGGACATTAGAAATTGATATTGAGAGACTGAAGAACTCAAGGCCTGTAATGTCTGTTGATGCCATGAAAAATAACCAAGAAAAG ATGCTGTTGTACACATCCTTTACATATGACATTTTCAAGATCATTGTTGCCACTTTGCAGAGATTTGAACCGCTGAATTATTATTCAGGATGGAATGTCACAAATATGAGTTTGGAAGATCAAGTTCTCATAACCTTGATGAAACTGCGACTCAATCTACGGGATCTTGACCTAGCAGACAGGTTTTCCACGAGTAGAGCTACAATCTCTAACATAGTTAACACTATTATTTGTGCTTTGcatgagattttttataagGGCATTATGGTTAGAGTAGGCATGCCCAGTCAGTTAAAATGTAAGGGCTCCATGCCAAAATCGTTTGAAGATTTCGGTTCTGCTAGAGCATCAATTGACTGTACAGAAATAACACAGGACGTTCCTTCGGACTTTAATCGACAAAGTGCATCATATAGCAATTATAAAAGTCGGCATACTGTGAAAGCGCTTACAGCTGTAGCACCCAACGGTTCATGTGTATATGTTTCACCGTTGTATCCCGGATCTGTGTCTGATGCCAACATTGTTAAACATTCACATTTTTTGGAAAACCTTGTACCAGGAGATCTTATCCTAGCTGACAAAGGCTTTAATATCCATGACCAAATGCCATCAGGTGTGCAACTCAATATTCCTCCATTTTTGATAAACAAGACTCGGTTTACAAGTAAAGAAGCCGAACTTTGTTATAAGATTGCTAGAAACCGAATTCATGTTGAGAGAGTGAATGAACGATTCAAGAACTACCAAATTTTGAACCACATACCAGCTAACTACCGTCCACTGTCTACAAAGATAATGCAGCTGTATGCATGTTTGGTAAACCTTCAAGCACCTTTGCTCAAAGAGATTGCTTAG
- the LOC105344661 gene encoding uncharacterized protein isoform X2 — protein sequence MVFCFAFGCNHRSDRHSKNDTQCHLFRFPTNVKLRKKWIELCRDWNEGDRICSCHFEEGCKDKGPSIFVYSKPKFPHVADIRKRKKFAEIENVPTVESTCTIGTCRGGVEEPTSVLFTAESSAALDHPYFHPCPSFQCASKINECQAKIKELEIEIRTLEIDIERLKNSRPVMSVDAMKNNQEKMLLYTSFTYDIFKIIVATLQRFEPLNYYSGWNVTNMSLEDQVLITLMKLRLNLRDLDLADRFSTSRATISNIVNTIICALHEIFYKGIMVRVGMPSQLKCKGSMPKSFEDFGSARASIDCTEITQDVPSDFNRQSASYSNYKSRHTVKALTAVAPNGSCVYVSPLYPGSVSDANIVKHSHFLENLVPGDLILADKGFNIHDQMPSGVQLNIPPFLINKTRFTSKEAELCYKIARNRIHVERVNERFKNYQILNHIPANYRPLSTKIMQLYACLVNLQAPLLKEIA from the exons ATggtgttttgttttgcttttggGTGCAACCACAGGAGTGATCGACATAGTAAGAACGACACACAGTGCCATCTCTTTCGTTTTCCAACCAatgtaaaattaagaaaaaagtggATAGAGCTCTGCAG AGATTGGAACGAAGGGGACCGCATATGTAGCTGTCATTTCGAAGAAGGCTGCAAGGACAAAGGCCCCAGCATATTTGTTTATTCTAAACCAAAATTTCCACACGTTGCTGACATTCGAAAAAG GAAGAAGTTTGCAGAAATTGAAAATGTGCCTACAGTGGAGAGTACATGTACAATCGGTACATGTAGGGGTGGTGTCGAGGAGCCAACCTCGGTGCTCTTTACAGCAGAGAGTAGTGCTGCACTTGACCATCCATACTTCCACCCGTGTCCTTCTTTCCAGTGTGCATCCAAAATAAATGAATGTCAGG CTAAGATAAAAGAACTGGAAATAGAGATAAGGACATTAGAAATTGATATTGAGAGACTGAAGAACTCAAGGCCTGTAATGTCTGTTGATGCCATGAAAAATAACCAAGAAAAG ATGCTGTTGTACACATCCTTTACATATGACATTTTCAAGATCATTGTTGCCACTTTGCAGAGATTTGAACCGCTGAATTATTATTCAGGATGGAATGTCACAAATATGAGTTTGGAAGATCAAGTTCTCATAACCTTGATGAAACTGCGACTCAATCTACGGGATCTTGACCTAGCAGACAGGTTTTCCACGAGTAGAGCTACAATCTCTAACATAGTTAACACTATTATTTGTGCTTTGcatgagattttttataagGGCATTATGGTTAGAGTAGGCATGCCCAGTCAGTTAAAATGTAAGGGCTCCATGCCAAAATCGTTTGAAGATTTCGGTTCTGCTAGAGCATCAATTGACTGTACAGAAATAACACAGGACGTTCCTTCGGACTTTAATCGACAAAGTGCATCATATAGCAATTATAAAAGTCGGCATACTGTGAAAGCGCTTACAGCTGTAGCACCCAACGGTTCATGTGTATATGTTTCACCGTTGTATCCCGGATCTGTGTCTGATGCCAACATTGTTAAACATTCACATTTTTTGGAAAACCTTGTACCAGGAGATCTTATCCTAGCTGACAAAGGCTTTAATATCCATGACCAAATGCCATCAGGTGTGCAACTCAATATTCCTCCATTTTTGATAAACAAGACTCGGTTTACAAGTAAAGAAGCCGAACTTTGTTATAAGATTGCTAGAAACCGAATTCATGTTGAGAGAGTGAATGAACGATTCAAGAACTACCAAATTTTGAACCACATACCAGCTAACTACCGTCCACTGTCTACAAAGATAATGCAGCTGTATGCATGTTTGGTAAACCTTCAAGCACCTTTGCTCAAAGAGATTGCTTAG